A stretch of Enterobacter cloacae complex sp. ECNIH7 DNA encodes these proteins:
- the yghU gene encoding glutathione-dependent disulfide-bond oxidoreductase, which produces MSDNTYQPPKVWEWKKNGGGAFANINRPISGATHEKDLPVGSHPLQLYSLGTPNGQKVTIMLEELLALGVTGAEYDAWLIRIGEGDQFSSGFVEVNPNSKIPALRDHSTNPPTRVFESGNILLYLAEKFGHFLPKDPAGRTETLNWLFWLQGAAPFLGGGFGHFYNYAPVKIEYAIDRFTMEAKRLFDVLDKQLARGRYVAGEEYTIADIAIWPWFGCVALGSVYNAAEFLDAGKYTNVQRWAKDVANRHAVKRGRIVNRTSGELNEQLHERHAASDFDTNTEDKRQA; this is translated from the coding sequence ATGTCAGACAACACGTATCAGCCACCAAAAGTGTGGGAATGGAAAAAGAACGGCGGCGGCGCGTTCGCCAATATTAACCGCCCGATTTCCGGCGCGACCCATGAGAAAGATCTGCCCGTGGGCTCCCACCCGCTGCAGCTTTACTCTCTCGGGACCCCGAACGGCCAGAAAGTGACGATCATGCTCGAAGAGCTGCTGGCGCTGGGCGTGACGGGCGCGGAGTATGACGCATGGTTGATCCGCATCGGCGAGGGCGATCAGTTCTCCAGCGGGTTTGTTGAGGTGAACCCGAACTCGAAAATTCCGGCGCTTCGTGACCACTCCACGAACCCGCCAACGCGCGTATTTGAGTCCGGCAATATCCTGCTTTATCTGGCAGAGAAATTCGGTCACTTCCTGCCGAAAGATCCGGCGGGACGCACCGAGACCCTGAACTGGCTGTTCTGGCTGCAGGGTGCGGCGCCGTTCCTCGGCGGCGGCTTCGGCCACTTCTACAACTACGCGCCGGTTAAAATTGAGTACGCGATTGACCGCTTCACCATGGAAGCCAAACGCCTGTTCGACGTGCTGGATAAACAGCTGGCGCGCGGCCGCTACGTGGCGGGTGAGGAGTACACCATCGCGGATATCGCCATCTGGCCGTGGTTCGGCTGCGTGGCGCTGGGCAGCGTCTATAACGCCGCCGAGTTCCTCGACGCCGGGAAGTACACCAACGTCCAGCGCTGGGCAAAAGATGTGGCGAACCGCCATGCCGTGAAGCGCGGCCGCATCGTTAACCGCACCAGCGGCGAGCTGAACGAGCAGCTCCACGAGCGCCACGCGGCGAGCGATTTCGATACCAATACGGAAGATAAGCGTCAGGCGTAA
- a CDS encoding methyl-accepting chemotaxis protein — MNMLRNFTIRFVMLTILGIFCLIWAGVGLYSTWSLSRVSDGNEVDRQLVKQMTVLSQGNDQYFRFVTRLSRAMEVKAAGGTPDLSSAQQALDNMGKKLAEMKAISPGPMDEQISSRVIGSWQALLEQGVTPQMQQAKQGALEGYRQQANNVTPPLSRAFGAAAEEFNNAAAKSLDSTRVVVDGLTSMTRTVIIVATIIGLLILLFTDRYLVAMLVKPLARIRQQFRQIAQGDLSQPIEPFGRNCVGQLVPLLSAMQDSLREAVSTIRSGSENIWRGATEISSGNNDLSSRTEEQAAALEETAASMEQLTATVKLNAESARQASQLADVASTTASRGGSLVEEVVTTMSGISESSKKIAEITNVINSIAFQTNILALNAAVEAARAGEQGRGFAVVAGEVRNLASRSANAAKEIEGLITDSVSRVEQGAQLVSDTGTTMDAILRDVTEVTTIMKQIASASEEQSKGISQVGIAITQMDGVTQQNASLVEEVSAAAAALERQTEDLQRSVQKFRLTA, encoded by the coding sequence ATGAATATGCTCCGTAATTTCACGATCCGTTTCGTCATGCTGACGATTCTCGGGATCTTTTGTTTAATTTGGGCAGGCGTTGGGTTGTACAGCACCTGGTCCCTTTCTCGCGTATCAGATGGCAATGAAGTCGACCGCCAGCTGGTTAAACAGATGACGGTACTCAGCCAGGGTAACGATCAATATTTCCGCTTTGTGACCCGTCTGAGCCGCGCAATGGAAGTCAAAGCCGCAGGCGGCACGCCGGATCTGTCCTCTGCCCAACAGGCGCTGGATAACATGGGCAAGAAACTGGCCGAGATGAAAGCGATCTCCCCAGGCCCGATGGATGAGCAGATCTCTTCCCGGGTGATCGGCTCCTGGCAGGCGCTGCTCGAACAGGGCGTAACGCCGCAAATGCAGCAGGCGAAGCAGGGGGCTCTGGAGGGGTATCGCCAGCAGGCCAACAACGTCACGCCGCCGCTGAGCCGCGCGTTCGGCGCGGCCGCTGAGGAGTTCAACAATGCCGCCGCGAAGTCGCTCGACAGCACCCGCGTGGTGGTGGACGGTCTGACAAGCATGACCCGCACGGTGATTATCGTCGCCACGATTATCGGCCTGCTGATCCTGCTCTTCACCGACCGTTACCTGGTGGCGATGCTGGTCAAACCGCTGGCTCGCATTCGCCAGCAGTTCCGCCAGATTGCCCAGGGCGATCTCAGCCAGCCCATTGAGCCGTTTGGCCGCAACTGCGTGGGGCAGCTGGTGCCGCTGCTGAGCGCTATGCAGGACAGCCTGCGCGAAGCGGTCAGCACGATTCGCTCCGGCAGTGAAAACATCTGGCGCGGCGCGACGGAAATCTCCAGCGGTAACAACGACCTCTCTTCCCGTACCGAAGAGCAGGCGGCTGCGCTGGAAGAGACGGCAGCCAGCATGGAACAGCTGACCGCCACGGTGAAACTGAACGCGGAAAGCGCGCGTCAGGCGAGCCAGCTGGCCGATGTGGCCTCAACAACCGCCAGCCGCGGCGGCTCGCTGGTGGAAGAGGTGGTGACCACCATGAGCGGTATTTCGGAAAGCTCGAAGAAAATTGCTGAAATCACCAACGTGATCAACAGCATTGCCTTCCAGACCAATATTCTGGCACTCAATGCGGCGGTTGAAGCGGCGCGCGCGGGTGAACAGGGGCGTGGTTTCGCGGTGGTGGCAGGCGAAGTGCGCAACCTGGCAAGCCGCAGCGCCAACGCGGCCAAAGAGATTGAAGGGCTGATTACCGATTCCGTTTCCCGCGTAGAGCAGGGGGCACAGCTGGTGAGCGACACCGGCACCACCATGGATGCGATTTTGCGCGACGTGACGGAAGTGACAACCATCATGAAGCAAATCGCTTCCGCATCTGAGGAGCAAAGCAAGGGCATTTCGCAGGTCGGGATTGCCATTACCCAGATGGACGGCGTTACCCAGCAAAACGCCTCGCTGGTTGAAGAGGTTTCTGCCGCGGCGGCGGCGCTGGAGCGCCAGACCGAAGATCTTCAGCGCTCTGTGCAGAAGTTCCGCCTGACGGCATAA
- a CDS encoding ABC transporter substrate-binding protein, translating to MRKLLLSAVVVSLALGLAGCDDAKNKETNTPSAAKNDAPKEGGSLIIGITSGDPLAVNPLYASDRTTLTIMQALYAPLYSFNNGNIEWGLAESLTPSADNLSYTLTLKPNLKWQDGQPLTADDVVFTFNKLLDAKQHSFFRSMFTYGDKPVHVSKVDERTVKFTLPQVSAAFTGTLVQIYPIPQHVFAGEGDLEKSSKNDAPVGSGPFKFKEYRAGQYYALTRFDGYWNGKAKLDSVTYRFAKDSNAANLALQNGEINLKMVDPQDVNRLKNTGKFDFVVYPEGRLAYMTFNQNVPVMKSKALRQAIAYAINKDELTQTAFTSLDYAKPATSFLTPDTLYKTDDVEQYKFDLQKAKDLLKTSGAPDNLKLRLAYVNTNKTQESMALYIQQALKGIGVNVELMPLDSNAMSQRSLDMNNTAWELNLGGYIMGSEPDGYKSLFMSNEAYNYAHYKNPQFDALWDKGAVETDAAKRADIYKQIQQTVANDMTYYPIAYTNATVAVDKRFGGTEEAEPKPVYLFQDLSKIYQK from the coding sequence ATGCGCAAGCTTCTGTTATCGGCAGTGGTGGTTTCGCTCGCGTTAGGCCTGGCGGGCTGTGATGATGCGAAAAATAAAGAGACAAATACGCCCTCAGCGGCAAAAAACGACGCGCCAAAAGAGGGCGGTTCGCTAATTATTGGAATTACCTCCGGCGACCCGTTAGCCGTTAATCCGCTCTATGCCAGTGACCGTACGACGTTAACGATCATGCAGGCGCTCTATGCCCCGCTGTACAGCTTTAATAACGGCAACATTGAGTGGGGCCTGGCGGAAAGCCTGACGCCTTCCGCCGACAACCTGAGCTATACCCTGACGTTAAAACCCAACCTGAAATGGCAGGACGGCCAGCCGCTGACGGCGGACGACGTGGTCTTCACCTTCAACAAGCTGCTGGATGCTAAACAGCACAGCTTCTTCCGCAGCATGTTCACCTACGGCGACAAGCCGGTACACGTGAGCAAGGTGGATGAGCGCACCGTTAAGTTCACCCTACCGCAGGTCAGCGCGGCCTTTACCGGCACCCTGGTACAGATCTACCCGATTCCGCAGCACGTGTTCGCCGGTGAAGGCGACCTTGAAAAGAGCAGCAAAAACGATGCGCCGGTAGGCTCAGGGCCGTTCAAATTCAAAGAGTATCGCGCCGGGCAGTATTACGCCCTGACCCGTTTTGACGGTTACTGGAACGGCAAAGCGAAGCTTGATTCGGTCACCTACCGTTTCGCCAAAGACAGCAACGCCGCTAACCTTGCGCTGCAAAACGGGGAAATCAACCTCAAGATGGTTGACCCGCAGGATGTGAACCGCCTGAAAAATACCGGTAAGTTTGACTTCGTGGTCTATCCGGAAGGCCGTCTGGCCTATATGACGTTCAACCAGAACGTGCCGGTGATGAAGAGCAAAGCGCTGCGCCAGGCCATCGCGTATGCCATCAACAAAGACGAGCTCACTCAGACCGCGTTTACCTCGCTGGACTACGCTAAACCGGCGACCTCGTTCCTGACGCCAGATACGCTTTACAAGACGGATGACGTCGAGCAGTACAAGTTCGATCTGCAAAAAGCCAAAGACCTGCTGAAGACATCCGGCGCGCCGGACAACCTCAAGCTGCGCCTGGCGTATGTGAACACCAACAAAACCCAGGAGAGCATGGCGCTCTACATTCAGCAGGCGCTGAAGGGCATTGGGGTGAACGTGGAGCTGATGCCGCTGGACTCCAACGCCATGTCTCAGCGCAGCCTCGATATGAACAACACCGCGTGGGAGCTAAACCTGGGCGGCTACATCATGGGCTCCGAGCCAGACGGTTACAAATCGCTGTTCATGAGCAACGAAGCCTATAACTACGCGCACTACAAAAATCCGCAGTTTGATGCCCTGTGGGATAAAGGCGCAGTGGAAACCGACGCCGCGAAACGGGCCGATATCTATAAGCAAATTCAGCAGACCGTGGCGAACGACATGACGTACTACCCGATCGCCTACACCAATGCGACCGTCGCGGTGGACAAGCGTTTTGGCGGCACCGAGGAAGCGGAGCCGAAACCGGTCTATCTGTTCCAGGATCTGTCAAAAATCTATCAGAAATAA
- a CDS encoding helix-turn-helix domain-containing transcriptional regulator — MAKSVLHDDAMVQLLKDSPDFAPVYLHQAFIEIDEPGGYEAFMLALRHVIEASGGMTVIAKRAGISRESLYKSLSPNGNPSFKRIAEVASATGYPISRIAAAGLNAPAWDARQNTP; from the coding sequence ATGGCTAAATCAGTACTCCATGATGACGCAATGGTACAGCTCCTGAAAGATTCTCCGGATTTCGCGCCCGTATATCTTCATCAGGCTTTTATTGAAATTGACGAGCCCGGAGGCTATGAGGCGTTCATGCTGGCTTTACGACATGTGATTGAAGCCTCTGGCGGGATGACCGTCATTGCTAAACGTGCAGGCATTTCTCGCGAATCACTCTATAAATCACTTTCACCAAACGGTAACCCTTCATTTAAGCGTATTGCGGAAGTGGCATCCGCAACGGGATATCCGATTTCCCGAATTGCAGCTGCAGGGTTAAACGCACCAGCGTGGGACGCACGTCAAAATACGCCCTAA
- a CDS encoding ABC transporter ATP-binding protein, whose product MNEQQAPLVSVRELRKHYPLNGGLLRKGAAVKAVDGVSFDIQPGETFGLVGESGCGKSTLGRAILRLFDITSGEIHFAGQAIAHAREKELKPLRKRMQAIFQDPYSSLNPGMTVRQLVAEPMQIHGYSREEQRERTETLLYRVGLKHEHLERFPHEFSGGQRQRISIARALSVHPEFVLCDEPLSALDVSVQAQVVNILQDLQQELGLTYLFIAHDLSMVRHISSRIGVMYLGKLVEVAPANELYQRPAHPYTRALLAAVPQPDPRIRNLEDATLRGDVPGPTSALPGCKFCSRCPHVMPVCQTQEPAMQEIAPGHFAACWLFNM is encoded by the coding sequence ATGAATGAACAACAGGCGCCATTAGTGAGCGTGCGCGAGCTGCGCAAACACTATCCGCTCAACGGCGGTTTGCTGCGTAAAGGCGCGGCCGTGAAGGCGGTTGACGGCGTGAGCTTTGATATCCAGCCTGGCGAGACGTTTGGCCTGGTGGGGGAGTCCGGCTGCGGAAAATCCACCCTCGGGCGCGCCATCCTGCGCCTGTTCGATATCACCTCAGGCGAGATCCACTTCGCCGGGCAGGCGATTGCCCACGCCCGCGAAAAAGAACTCAAGCCGCTGCGTAAGCGGATGCAGGCGATTTTTCAGGATCCTTACTCCTCGCTCAACCCCGGCATGACGGTGCGACAGCTGGTGGCCGAACCGATGCAGATCCACGGCTACAGCCGCGAAGAACAGCGGGAACGGACGGAAACGCTGCTCTACAGGGTGGGGCTGAAGCACGAGCACCTTGAACGGTTCCCGCATGAGTTCAGCGGCGGGCAGCGTCAGCGCATCAGTATTGCCCGCGCGTTGTCCGTGCATCCTGAATTTGTGCTGTGCGATGAGCCGCTCTCGGCGCTGGACGTCTCGGTGCAGGCGCAGGTGGTGAATATTCTGCAGGATCTGCAGCAGGAGCTGGGGCTAACCTATCTGTTCATCGCCCACGATCTCTCCATGGTGCGGCATATCTCCAGCCGCATTGGGGTGATGTATCTTGGCAAACTGGTGGAGGTGGCCCCGGCGAATGAACTGTATCAGCGTCCGGCGCACCCTTACACCCGCGCGCTGCTGGCGGCGGTTCCCCAGCCCGATCCGCGCATCCGCAACCTCGAAGACGCCACCCTGCGCGGCGACGTTCCAGGCCCCACGTCCGCGCTGCCGGGCTGTAAGTTCTGCAGCCGCTGCCCGCACGTCATGCCGGTGTGCCAGACGCAGGAGCCTGCCATGCAGGAGATCGCGCCAGGGCATTTTGCGGCGTGCTGGCTGTTTAACATGTAG
- a CDS encoding ABC transporter ATP-binding protein, which yields MSNLLALENLQTTFRTREGEVHAVRGVSFQVKPGEVVGIVGESGCGKSVTCKSIIQLLGSNGRITGGSIRFQNEDLAQKTPAQMRAIRGNEIAMIFQDPMTALNPVLTIGKQMTEILMRNKGLTKKAAKAAAIAMLEKVGIAGAERRYDQYPHEFSGGMRQRVMIAIALSCNPKLLIADEPTTALDVTIQAQILRLLKSLQQQTRTAILLITHDLGVVAQVCSRVVVMYGGLVMEEGSVEDIFYRPAHPYTQGLLASLPRPDEVNQRLSPIEGSPPGLLNPPPGCPFAERCPKRMPQCERQPAFYAAGEGHRAACWLWADKEAGYGPTRRFRHE from the coding sequence ATGAGTAACTTATTAGCGCTTGAGAACCTGCAAACCACGTTCCGCACCCGCGAGGGCGAGGTTCATGCGGTGCGCGGCGTGAGCTTTCAGGTTAAGCCGGGGGAAGTTGTCGGCATCGTCGGTGAATCGGGCTGCGGGAAAAGCGTCACCTGCAAGTCGATTATCCAGCTTCTGGGGAGCAACGGACGGATAACCGGCGGCAGCATCCGCTTCCAGAATGAGGATCTGGCGCAGAAAACGCCCGCGCAGATGCGCGCCATTCGCGGCAACGAGATCGCGATGATTTTTCAGGATCCGATGACCGCCCTGAACCCGGTGCTGACCATCGGCAAGCAGATGACTGAGATCCTGATGCGCAACAAAGGGTTGACCAAAAAAGCGGCCAAAGCGGCGGCCATCGCCATGCTGGAAAAGGTGGGCATTGCCGGGGCGGAACGGCGATACGACCAGTATCCTCACGAGTTCAGCGGCGGCATGCGCCAGCGGGTAATGATCGCCATTGCGCTCTCCTGCAACCCGAAGCTTCTTATTGCCGATGAACCGACCACCGCGCTGGACGTCACCATTCAGGCGCAGATCCTTCGCCTGCTGAAAAGTCTGCAACAGCAGACCCGGACCGCGATTTTGCTGATCACCCATGATCTCGGCGTGGTGGCGCAGGTCTGCAGCCGCGTGGTGGTGATGTACGGCGGGCTGGTGATGGAGGAGGGCAGCGTGGAGGACATTTTTTATCGCCCTGCGCATCCTTACACCCAGGGGCTGCTGGCCTCGCTGCCGCGCCCGGATGAGGTGAATCAGCGTTTATCGCCCATTGAAGGTTCGCCGCCTGGCCTGCTTAACCCGCCGCCGGGGTGTCCGTTTGCGGAACGCTGCCCGAAGCGCATGCCCCAGTGTGAACGACAGCCTGCATTTTACGCCGCCGGAGAGGGCCATCGCGCCGCCTGCTGGCTATGGGCCGACAAGGAGGCTGGCTATGGGCCGACAAGGAGATTCAGGCATGAATGA
- a CDS encoding ABC transporter permease: MSRRWQQVRHQLRRNRPAQFSLFVLFIFVVAALCAGLSPYDPDRMALGARTLPPDAAHWFGTDEYGRDYFTRALYGGQISLMVGFLAMLFSTLIGTVVGTVSGYFGGWLDNLMMRAVDILMAIPAFFLLLVVNAYLKPGVDNIILIISLLTWMNMSRLVRAETLSVKEREYVLYARASGEHPLRIIARHIIPGVLPTIIVAATLNIASAILMESTLSFLGLGVQAPAASWGSMLNNAQSYIGEASWLAMFPGILILLTVFSFNVLGDVFRTAFEPGANRDE, translated from the coding sequence ATGAGCAGACGCTGGCAGCAGGTTCGTCACCAGCTGCGCCGCAACCGTCCGGCGCAGTTCTCTCTGTTTGTGCTTTTTATTTTCGTTGTCGCCGCGCTCTGTGCGGGCTTAAGCCCGTACGATCCGGATCGGATGGCGCTCGGCGCGCGCACGTTGCCGCCGGATGCCGCGCACTGGTTTGGCACCGACGAATACGGCCGCGACTACTTCACCCGCGCGCTGTATGGCGGCCAGATCTCCCTGATGGTCGGTTTTCTCGCCATGCTCTTTTCCACGCTTATCGGCACGGTGGTGGGAACGGTGAGCGGCTATTTTGGCGGCTGGCTGGATAACCTGATGATGCGCGCCGTGGATATCCTGATGGCCATTCCGGCCTTCTTCCTGCTGCTGGTAGTGAATGCTTACCTCAAGCCGGGCGTGGATAACATCATTCTGATTATCAGCCTGCTGACGTGGATGAACATGTCGCGTCTGGTGCGTGCTGAAACCCTGTCGGTGAAAGAGCGCGAGTACGTGCTTTATGCCCGCGCGTCGGGAGAGCATCCGCTGCGCATTATCGCGCGCCACATCATTCCCGGCGTGCTGCCGACCATTATCGTGGCGGCCACGCTCAATATCGCCTCGGCCATTCTGATGGAGTCAACGCTCAGCTTCTTAGGGCTGGGCGTGCAGGCGCCCGCGGCGTCGTGGGGAAGCATGCTTAACAACGCCCAGTCTTATATTGGCGAAGCGTCGTGGCTGGCGATGTTCCCCGGCATTCTGATCCTGCTGACGGTGTTCAGCTTTAACGTGCTGGGCGATGTGTTCCGTACCGCCTTTGAGCCGGGAGCGAATCGCGATGAGTAA
- a CDS encoding aldo/keto reductase, with protein sequence MSWHPYPGRYESMQYRYCGKSGLRLPALSLGLWHSFGHVQPLDAQRALLRKAFDLGITHFDLANNYGPPPGSAEENFGRLLREDFAAYRDELIISTKAGYDMWPGPYGSGGSRKYLLASLDQSLQRLGVDYVDIFYSHRVDENTPMEETASALAHAVQSGKALYVGISSYSTDRTQKMAELLREWKIPLLIHQPSYNLLNRWVDKTGLLDALEANGTGCIAFTPLAQGLLTGKYLNGIPEGSRMQREGNKARGLTQKMLTDANLNSLRLLNEMAQARGQTMAQMALSWLLKDTRVTSVLIGASRPEQLEENVQALENLRFTEDELKRIDQHVADGELNLWQASSDK encoded by the coding sequence ATGTCCTGGCACCCTTACCCTGGCCGCTATGAGAGTATGCAATATCGTTATTGCGGTAAAAGTGGCCTGCGCCTGCCCGCGCTGTCGCTGGGACTGTGGCATAGTTTCGGCCACGTCCAGCCTCTTGACGCCCAGCGCGCGCTGCTGCGAAAAGCCTTCGACCTCGGCATCACCCATTTCGATCTCGCCAATAACTATGGCCCGCCGCCGGGCAGCGCGGAGGAGAATTTCGGCCGCCTGCTGCGTGAGGACTTTGCCGCGTACCGCGACGAGCTGATTATCTCCACCAAGGCGGGTTACGACATGTGGCCGGGGCCGTACGGTTCGGGCGGTTCACGCAAATATCTGCTCGCCAGCCTCGACCAGAGCCTGCAGCGTCTGGGCGTCGACTACGTGGATATTTTCTACTCCCACCGCGTGGATGAAAACACGCCGATGGAAGAGACGGCCTCCGCGCTGGCCCACGCCGTGCAGAGTGGGAAAGCGCTGTATGTCGGCATTTCCTCCTACTCGACCGATCGCACGCAGAAAATGGCCGAGCTGCTGCGCGAGTGGAAGATCCCGCTGCTGATCCACCAGCCGTCCTATAACCTGCTTAACCGCTGGGTCGATAAGACCGGCCTGCTGGATGCGCTGGAAGCAAACGGTACGGGGTGTATTGCCTTTACCCCGCTGGCGCAGGGGCTGCTGACCGGAAAATACCTGAACGGTATTCCTGAAGGTTCACGCATGCAGCGCGAAGGGAATAAAGCGCGCGGCCTGACGCAGAAGATGCTGACCGACGCCAACCTGAACAGCCTTCGCCTGCTGAATGAGATGGCGCAGGCGCGCGGACAAACGATGGCGCAGATGGCGCTAAGCTGGCTGCTGAAAGATACGCGCGTGACGTCCGTGCTGATTGGCGCAAGCCGCCCGGAACAGCTGGAAGAGAATGTTCAGGCGCTGGAAAACCTGCGCTTTACGGAGGACGAACTCAAGCGGATTGACCAGCATGTTGCGGATGGGGAGTTGAATCTGTGGCAGGCGTCGTCGGATAAATAG
- a CDS encoding ABC transporter permease, translated as MNTLLTRRLLQLLPMLFFISLVAFLLVKLAPGDPVAAYITPRMAPEDIERIRQSLGLDKPLVTQYVLWLKNVLQGDLGYSLIYHRPVLEMIGERIPATLGLMGASLLMAIVLAIPLGLLAGAFKHRWLDHLLNLFAYIGISVPIFWFGILLITVFSVQLNWFPSMGMRTIGMEDNGLDLLRHGVLPCIALTFYNLSSYVRYIRSNTISQLSADYVQTQLAYGATRSSILFRHVLKNVLLPVITLFGLSFGELIVGAYVTESVFSWPGMGLLGIQSIASLDYPLIMAIIMLSSMMLIVGNLIADVLYRFADPRIRTLR; from the coding sequence GTGAACACACTCCTCACGCGTCGGCTGCTGCAGCTGCTGCCGATGCTGTTTTTTATTTCACTGGTGGCGTTTCTGCTGGTCAAGCTCGCGCCCGGCGATCCGGTGGCGGCGTACATTACGCCGCGTATGGCCCCGGAAGACATCGAGCGTATTCGCCAGAGCCTGGGGCTGGATAAGCCGCTGGTCACGCAGTACGTCCTGTGGCTGAAAAACGTCCTGCAGGGCGATCTCGGCTATTCGCTGATTTATCATCGCCCGGTGCTGGAGATGATCGGCGAACGTATTCCGGCCACGCTGGGGCTGATGGGCGCGTCGCTGCTGATGGCGATCGTGCTGGCGATCCCGCTGGGGCTGCTGGCGGGGGCATTTAAGCACCGCTGGCTGGATCATCTGCTCAATTTATTCGCCTATATCGGCATTTCTGTTCCGATATTCTGGTTCGGCATCCTGCTCATCACCGTTTTTTCCGTGCAGCTTAACTGGTTCCCTAGCATGGGAATGCGCACCATCGGCATGGAGGATAACGGGCTGGATCTGCTGCGTCACGGCGTGCTGCCGTGTATTGCCCTCACGTTCTACAACCTCTCCAGCTACGTGCGCTACATCCGCTCCAACACCATCTCGCAGCTCTCGGCCGACTACGTGCAAACCCAGCTTGCCTACGGCGCGACGCGCTCCAGTATTCTGTTTCGGCACGTGCTGAAAAACGTGCTGCTGCCGGTGATTACCCTGTTCGGCCTGTCGTTCGGAGAGCTGATTGTGGGGGCCTATGTGACGGAAAGCGTCTTCTCCTGGCCGGGTATGGGGCTGCTCGGGATCCAGTCGATCGCCTCGCTGGATTACCCCCTGATTATGGCGATCATCATGCTCTCGTCGATGATGCTGATCGTCGGAAACCTGATCGCCGACGTGCTTTATCGCTTCGCCGATCCCCGCATTCGTACGCTGAGGTAA
- a CDS encoding TIGR00645 family protein → MERFFENAMYASRWILAPVYFGLSLALIALTIKFFQEIWHVLPNIFSIAEADLILVLLSLVDMTLVGGLLVMVMFSGYENFVSQLDIDERKEKLSWLGKMDASSLKNKVAASIVAISSIHLLRVFMDAKNVPDNKLMWYVIIHLTFVLSAFVMGYLDKISKK, encoded by the coding sequence ATGGAACGCTTTTTTGAAAATGCCATGTACGCCTCTCGCTGGATACTGGCCCCCGTCTATTTTGGCCTCTCGCTGGCACTTATCGCGCTGACGATTAAGTTCTTTCAGGAAATCTGGCATGTTCTGCCGAACATTTTTTCTATTGCCGAAGCGGATTTGATTCTGGTTCTGCTGTCGCTGGTGGATATGACCCTGGTGGGCGGGCTGCTGGTGATGGTGATGTTCTCCGGCTACGAGAATTTTGTCTCCCAGCTCGATATCGACGAGCGTAAAGAGAAGCTCAGCTGGCTGGGCAAAATGGATGCTTCGTCGCTGAAGAATAAAGTGGCCGCGTCGATTGTGGCGATCTCCTCTATCCACCTGCTACGCGTGTTTATGGACGCGAAGAACGTGCCGGATAACAAACTGATGTGGTACGTCATCATCCACCTGACGTTTGTGCTGTCTGCGTTTGTGATGGGGTATCTGGATAAGATCAGTAAGAAGTAA
- a CDS encoding ESA_00282 family adhesion-associated protein produces the protein MNSIFFTVITLLLLTAGVLLLMQEFNKTKVSKDTSEPPQPELMTKEEGEDHFSVLMNSVTPVWYWRVNHEYIDFLHATIKRMKMSEINDTPGLFEAQRRCSDLNSAVYKYYDNIKKRCLNGEKVSYSDLDVLNLRQCFREFSLEAYPELVALVWPEYARPEVNPDNV, from the coding sequence ATGAACAGCATCTTTTTTACGGTCATCACATTACTATTACTGACCGCTGGTGTGCTTTTATTGATGCAGGAGTTCAATAAAACGAAAGTGTCGAAAGACACCAGTGAACCCCCGCAACCTGAACTGATGACAAAAGAGGAAGGGGAAGACCATTTCTCTGTATTGATGAACTCCGTTACGCCTGTCTGGTACTGGCGGGTGAACCACGAATATATCGACTTTTTACACGCGACAATTAAGCGCATGAAAATGTCGGAAATTAATGACACGCCCGGACTGTTTGAGGCGCAGCGTCGCTGTAGCGATCTGAATTCAGCAGTCTATAAATATTATGACAATATTAAAAAGCGCTGCCTTAACGGCGAGAAGGTCTCTTATTCCGATCTGGATGTATTAAATTTGCGCCAGTGTTTTCGCGAGTTCAGTCTGGAAGCCTATCCTGAACTGGTGGCGCTTGTCTGGCCGGAGTACGCACGTCCCGAGGTTAACCCAGACAACGTCTGA
- the exbD gene encoding TonB system transport protein ExbD, whose translation MAMRLNENLDDNGEMHEINVTPFIDVMLVLLIIFMVAAPLATVDVKVNLPASSSQPQPRPEKPIYLSVKADKSMFLGNDPVTADSVIPALEQLTGGKKDTTVFFRADKTVDYETMMKVMDTLHQAGYLKIGLVGEEKAASK comes from the coding sequence ATGGCGATGCGTCTAAACGAAAATCTGGACGATAACGGCGAAATGCATGAAATCAACGTGACGCCGTTTATCGACGTCATGCTGGTTCTGCTGATTATCTTCATGGTGGCTGCGCCGCTGGCGACGGTCGATGTGAAGGTCAATCTGCCTGCCTCTTCCAGCCAGCCCCAGCCCCGCCCGGAGAAGCCTATCTACCTGTCGGTGAAGGCGGATAAATCCATGTTCCTCGGGAATGACCCGGTGACGGCCGACTCGGTCATCCCGGCGCTGGAGCAGCTTACGGGCGGTAAGAAAGACACCACGGTCTTCTTCCGTGCGGATAAAACCGTTGATTATGAAACCATGATGAAGGTAATGGACACGCTGCATCAGGCGGGTTACCTGAAGATTGGACTGGTCGGCGAAGAGAAAGCGGCCTCGAAGTGA